The segment AAGAGATGGTGATAAGGCAATCGTTTAGGATTGTGCTGCTCACTTTAGAACACAaggcacatttacagaaaaacaaacttttaataCATTGtcaagcaaaaaaacacaaaaacaaacaaacatcaaaatcTTCTGTAACAAATCTGAGCCACACATTTTTCATCATTCTGCCAGTTGTGCATCAGAGAATCACTCAAAGACTTCTTTAGCATTCCCAGTCATTAAGTCAAATTCAGAATACTGTTGGAACTGTTTGGTGTTATAATTGACCAAACCGTTCAGTTTGACTCAAAGAGACCAGTTACTGTTTACTGATTGTCAATAAGCAAGAAGATACTGGGTGACAGCGTCGTCTGCTGGACAGCAGAGCTCTAATAAAGAACATGGCACAGATCTGTAGCAAAAGTATACAGTTAAACAACACTCAAACTTGTGGTCATTTTGGATAAATAGAGAAAATGTACCAAACACTTTGCAGAAGTCTAACCATTAGCAATTTTGTAAAATAGAGAAAActagtctgttttttttctctttcaaattACATAATCTCAAGACAACCTGcctcactcctcctcttcctctaacTTGTATCTACTCTGTTCCATCTCTTTTCTGAACCAGAATCCTTAACACCCTACTCTCCTACATCCAGGGCCAGCCCGACTGCAGGAGGCGAAGAGTATTCTATGTTCTGCAAACACTGATCACCACTGTTGTCTCCTTCGTTATCTAGCGGCGATACACACCCCAACATTCAATTAGAAAAGGCACACAGCTCTTTACTTTCAAAACCCAAGCACACTCGGCAATTAAGCCAAAAATTCTTTAAgccacaacaaaagaaaacaggtaCAAATGTAgtaacaattataataatattgtgAATAATATTAACCACAATAATAAGCAGCATGTTgtaactgaaaaaagaaaaatatatataaaccaatatatttgtacatttcAGTACTAAACGTTCAAAAGGATATTAAGTGTTTAGAAAACTATTTATATaatggttttttttgtattgcacATAGTCATACTATCATGTTTGCTGTTGTAAGAACGTGTTGCGTTGTGTTTTCATGACTGCCTCCAGAAGATACAGGAAGCCGGTTATGTTACAATGCAACTGTGGGATTGATCTTTGCAAAAtagctgtgcgtgtgtgtattaGAACTTTTCTCAGTCAGAAACATACTCAGCCCAGCCCGACCCGCCGTGTTCAGGCCTGTCAAAGTCTGGCTCTGATTCCTTTTAATTCTCTTCAATCAGGTTGGGTTTCATTCCATTCACCCGTTTTTTTCCCCTAAAATAAAGAATGGGAAAATATGTGTTGTAACAAGTAACAAGAGAGCAATCTTTCCATCTGATCCAATTCTTCCTATAATTTATGAACAGAAATCCACTGCATTTCAGGCTTACAAtaatatttcttgttttaataAGGCTTGGGCTCAATAAAGGCTACAGTGGTTCAGTGTTGGATTGGGCTAGATTTCTCAAACTCTACACATGCCCTTTGTGCCTGTGtagatttaacattttttgtagGTGAATATTGAAATGGTAAGCTAGAATAGGAAATCAGTAACAGGAAGTATTTTTATGAACTCACGGATATTTGTAACAGCAACCATCTGAGGGAAGAAGGATCAGGCTTTCATcttaacaataaaacattacacTGACCTACAGTTGGCACAGAATTAGGCATTTGTGGATATAAATGATAGATGGAGCAGCCAAAAATATTCTATTTGGTTAAACTGCagaaatttaaattaatgacagagaaatatttaaaaattgaAAACTGAATGCTGCCAAAGGATGCACATTCTCTGTCACACAAGAGGGCTGCTAAACAGTTTCTCTGTGGGTGAACACGAGGAATTTTGGAGAATTCATCATCTAGTCTGTGCCAACATCTTGAAACTTCAACACTGGACACTGAAATATACCTGCAAACACTGTCTTTAACTAATTGATAATAaccgtgtgtgagtgtgtgcacgtGCATGCATGTGTCTTTGTAGCTTATTTAGCAGCTGTGATAGAGGTGTGATGCTTATTCAGTCCCCCGCCCTCAACAATCAACAAGTAAACTGGTTCCACTCTTCTCACTGCTGTGTCCAATATTCGAGTGTAAAGCAGCTCAGGTAGAACAGGAAGCAGCTCCTGTGTCTGAACGTGACCATGGAGGTGTTTCAGACATCCGTAAGACACAAGGGTGGAAGGAATGGGTAAAGAAACTGCTGGAAGAACCAGAAGCAGTCCTCAAATTAGAAATCTTGTCTGTAATCCAGACATCCTTTCATTCCCAAGAATATTAACTATTTCCTTTCAAGCTGTACAGTTTCCAAGTCTTACTCTTCCAACCGCACATGCTTCACCCTTGATGCAATCAGTCACATaaagaatgttgttttttggtcCCGGATCAGAGGAGCTTTGTATTTAAAGCCATTGTGGATGCACTATAAATTCCACAAGGTGGCGATGTTCATCAATTCTGCTCCTGCAACTTAACAATCACACATGCCagatatgcaaaaaaaaaacactcagacacacatgTGTAGCGTACACATCAATGCACACggacacatacacagaaaaagaGCAGTGGCAGGTTGGAGGGACATGAGCTAAATGATGAGCATTAGTCGGCAGTAATAAACACACAACGCTCAGAAAGCCTGTCAGTCTGCAGCTCTAGACGTACACCGGTTCACATCCCTCCCcctgctctccctcctcctcctcttcatcatcctcttcctcttcctcctcctgttcttgttcatcctcctcttctgtgCCCATGCAGGTGGCTCCGGTGACGCTTGACGACCCACTGCTAGCCTCAAGTGGTTTAGGGTAGCGGAAGGGGCAGCCATTGTCATCGAAGAATCTGCGGAAGGTGAACTCGTAGAAAGCATGCTCTGGGTGTTTCCCATGCGGGGAGCAGAGCATGTCCAAGGCTCGGGTGCTGTCCCCGCTGTCACTCCACGCCCCGGGAACGCCCTCCTCCTCCACGGGGTCGAAGTTGGATGTGTCCATCGGGTGGGCGATCTTGGGCCGGTAGGGGGCGGGTTGCTGCCGCAGATTGCTGGAGAAGTCCATCTGGGCGAAGAAGGGGTGAGCCTTGATCTCACCTGCGCCATTGGCACCCACACGATCCtctgcagagcagcagagacGGCCAATGATGTCGACAGCCTCAGGGCTCAGTTTGACCTGGGCAGGGACCTGCAGTGTGCTCTCCCAGTTAATGACCTGTGGaggggagacacacacacatacatgaggTTTCCACAGCTACAGTAAAGTCAGATGCAGATGTTTACTGCCATCATTAATCTGTTAGATTCACATCTACTATTTTTCAAGAATTAACTTTCAAAGTCTTTAAACTAATCTGAACTTTTACAATTTTAAATGACAATTGGGCAAACTACACCCTACACcccataaaatattaaatcagGTCATATTTGGGCTAGTAAAACTCTGTGGTAGTTTTAGCTCATATTTTATTCAACTTCTCCCAGTTTAGATTGAACTGTAGCCTCTTAGGATGCATCTCTCCATTAGCACAATATTAGTGATTTCCAGCCCCACTGGTCCAGTCCAGCAGATGGCagcaacatgacaaaagaggagcaGTAAGCTGGCTGGTAGGCTAAACGGCTGTTGCCCCAAGTCCGAAGTTTGTTTGATTTGATCAAACCCTCAGTGCCTGTATCACCACCAAGGTAAGAAATCACCAGTTACCACTGCTCTCGATGCAAGAGCCGCATCTGTGTAAAGACAATTTCCTGTAGTTTTCCTGCTGCGACTGAATTGATCCAAGGATGACAATCATTCATCCATCCACCACTCAAtgatttaatttctaaatcttGACATACTTACTTGACTTAAGCCATTGACAAATTGTCTTCAACCTCACTCAGTAGTTGGCAGTTCTTTTGAGATCTCCCCAGTTGAGCCCACTCCCAGACATTTTCTAGACAATTCATTAATCAAAGCGGggatatttttcttcttcactgaCCTTAATCTGAGTCTCTGTAGGCGTGGGGGCCAGGAAAGGCGGCTGTCCCACCAGCATCTCAAACAGGATCACTCCCACGCTCCACCAGTCACACAGCTGGGTGTAACCTGCACACAATACACAAATATCAGATTCATATGCAAGTGCTCTCGCTTTAGAgacaaacataaagcaaaatccaGTTTTATACATATTTGTACGTGACTTGTACTGTACTTGTTTCTATTGTGTTGGCTCAATATTTCAGCCCAGTCTGATTAAATTATTCATCGTATTCTCAATCACCTTTGCGCAGCAGCACCTCTGGTGCGATGTAGTTAGGTGTTCCCACCAGGGAGTGAGCGAGGCAGCGCTGGTGCTGCCGGTTGGCGCGCTGCTCCAGTGTCATCAGCCGGTCGCCGCAGCGGCAGTTAGACACATCGTCCCAGAAGTCACTGGGCTCCATGCTGTCCTGTCTGACGTGGCTCCCTGGATACAGAAGAAGGGGAGCAATGCGGTTATAATCCAGCCAGAAAACAATGACCTGGATTAGCTGGATGGGAAAGTTAATACTAGAGCACCTGTCACAAACTGCCTCACCTTTCTGGTAGTATTTGGAGTTGTGCGTCCAGCGGAAGCCTGTGCAGAGGCCAAAGTCCGTCAGCTTGATGTGTCCGTCCAGGTCAATGAGGATGTTGTCAGGCTTGATGTCGCGGTGGATGAAGCCCATCTTGTGGACGCTCTCGATGGCCAATGTCAGCTCCGCTACGTAGAAACGCGCCAGAGGTTCAGGGAAGACGCCCATTCGGATGAGCAAACTCATCATGTCTCCTCCGGGGATGTAGTCCATGACGAAGTAGAGGCTGTCACGGTCCTGGAAGGAGTAGTAGAGACGCACCACCCACTCGTTGTCTGCCTCAGCCAGGATGTCGCGCTCTGCTTTCACGTGAGCCACCTGCACCAAAGAAAGGTCTCATTTGAAATAGTTTGCATAACAACATGTcatcacatatttaaataacagcaataatatctgCACAGGCACAAACTGGCTGTTCCTCATTAGTGATGGATCAATATTCTATGTACAAACGTGGTAAACAGGTGAATGCCTCTATGTAACTAGTACAAAAGCACAGGCTCTAACTCGAAGACTTCTTCAAAACTATTACTATGTACTTAATGAAGAAAAATTTATTAAATCACCTGGTTGCGGTTGAGGACATCTTTCTTGCGCAGTGTTTTCATGGCATAAAGTGCACCTGTGTCCACCTTACGTGTAAGACACACTTCACCAAAGGCACCTATGCCCAATGTCTTGATTTTGACAAACATGGACTTATCCATTTTGGCACGGCGTAGCCTGTTGTAGTTGGACTCTTTCTGATTCAGCATCTTCCTCATCTGTTCCTGCTCTGCTTCCGATAGGCCAGCCTGGGTAGGAAGGACAGGGGTTAAGAAAGATGTTGAGGGGAATAAACGATTATCCGTCATTTATTTTTGGCCAAGAAATGTGCCGTGTGCTGAACCCAGTGCCCTGAACTTTGTTGTAGCTAATTCTGTTACCTAACTGTTTGGGATGAGGCTGTAGTATTTTTTCTCCTAAAAAATGCCTTTCAAGTCAAGTAGGTCAAAAGAGCAGAGGCCAGAGTCATGACTCAGGACAAGGTCATGCAAACAGTATGACCTCACTGACTTCTCAATCCAAGACAAAAGTCTTGTTGTCCAAAACAAAGTCCTGAGGGAGAATTCTCTGGATGACAACATCTTGGACATCACTGCTCCACACAACTCATTATCATGCACTCTTTAACTacaaattacttttaatttacTCCTGACCATTTTCCAAACCATGTAGATgagttttttattattgatttcaACCTAAAGAGAGCTAGTGTTTTAATGTTCTTTCAACACACTATGAAAATGACAGACATTCAAAGCTTGCTGGAGACAGAATAGTCTTCatagtttcatatctttcagtatcgataagtatcaaattgttAAAAGCAGATTTTAGCTCCTGAGTTAAAGTTgaaagaaacctgatggttaattgtggtttaaacttttctttatggtcaacacttgatgccaaacagtggatcacttcacaaatcagAGGTAgatcattcaaaacaattatgatagaatcgtcaacaaatatgcatgagtaaattaagtaaaagcttttttcagtcctttttcctcaacaaaataaacatcttaataaaagtcctaattcgtgtatgattcaagcatttattgaatatttattgaacatttgttatattgttattgaaaaactTTATATCGTGATAATGACTGGtactgttttattgtccagccctaagtGAAGAATTTACTgctattatttatttgtctaaaTGTTACAAAGTTGATGCAGTCCAGAATGTCTGAGAACTTATGGATGCCTACTCTACTAAAATGCGCCACACAAAATTGTAAATCTGGATGttatatatgtttataaaaatgacaaatgttgcTGCTTGCAAAATCATCAGTAAGTATCATCATAACTTTGACAGAAAGATACACATGCCAGCCATGTTTTCCACTACAATGGATCTCAAGAAAGTTTGAAGTCTGTTAAAGTTGATCTTAATATTTAAACAGCTGACTGGAATAGATTCAGTCTGAAAGCTTATGGTCTCCTTTGGAAAATGGTCTGCAAAAATGTATACACAATTTATAGTTAATGGGCTGAAACATTCAAAACCACTGGTGCGCTTCTCTAATTTGAAGATGCTTTCCAGCAAAACCAAACGTTTGAATGAGATTGTTCAAAAAGCTAAACAAGGATTAAAAGTTCAAAGTCAGTTTAACAAAGAGGCCTTCTCATTGCCTTCCGTTTGTTCTTAAGATGATTCAGCAACTTACTGAGTTTGTAACAGAGCAGGGAGTTCAATAAAGTCTTACCTTGGACATCTCTTGTTCCAGCTGAAGCCTGCGATTCAGTTTCTGCTGGTGGGTCTTCATCACATTCTCTATGTGCTGCTCCATGTAGAACTTAAAAGCGAAAGGTGAGTAAGTCTTGATGCGCgactctctcttctcctcatcACGCCCATTCTTCCTCACAGGAACAGGTGATGTCTGGATCTGCTTCTtgtctttcactgttttttCTCCCTTGCCCATCTTTGTCTTCTCTTTTACCTGCTGGCTCTCCTCGGCCTTTCCGCTCCCTCCACTGCCGCCATGTGTGCTTCTGACAGCAGGGTTGCAGAGATCCTGAGCTCCACACACGACTCCGGATCCTTCCATGGCCCCTGGCTCGCCAGCTGCCCCAGACATGAGCAGGTTTTTGGGGTAAGGTGGTGGTGGGCAGCGTGGCTCCTGAGAAGGCTCAAGGGAGTAGGTCTCCTCTGGCATGTAGGCCAGAGGCTCTGCTGTGTCCTGGGCCTGAGCAGTCATCCAGCCGGGGTGACAGGGTCCCACAGCTGTCTTGGGCTCAGGCCTCATCACACGGATACTCTTGACTGGCTGTTGGATAGGCGGGGATGTTACAGCTGTGATGGTGTTAGGAGGGCCCAAGGAGGGG is part of the Micropterus dolomieu isolate WLL.071019.BEF.003 ecotype Adirondacks linkage group LG07, ASM2129224v1, whole genome shotgun sequence genome and harbors:
- the lats2 gene encoding serine/threonine-protein kinase LATS2; protein product: MRPKTFPAAPYVGNTRQRLQEIKEGLKQPAKLVSQALHGGSSRTDSSRGADCKSGKDTASRQQQLRPPQKFNNYQNALREIRKSLMPFANESGPSSGSGHPAGAGEVNRQMLQELVNAGCDQEMAVRALKQTGSRNIEAALEYISKMGYLDPRNELIVRVIKQTSPGKAGMPNSMDHRPALEASGEAGPMPPYHQMGAPMYDGAGGYSPEGEMPRPYMTAPPVMNYMMPPNGTAQGPAMGNPMGRPPSMGTYPAVMSTQSNPANTMYPPGAQQKGYPGSMEQHGPMMSYNVPGQPLQLQPQPPGGPVPGPHYDYGHARPHMMEPAGYGVKRTASFQNKMAPPPMAPPENYVNMQGKGAMGQNGPGGGGGGYPANLYLAPHSHPRQASPTSHQVHMMSRSPGGVAGMGPDFSDMPQGLMTPSRASLNLDLYEHHWAGPPGPEGAPPARQPQPQGPFRGEVRVPSRTNSFNSRSVGPNGVRPAMAAPPTAGKQDPSLGPPNTITAVTSPPIQQPVKSIRVMRPEPKTAVGPCHPGWMTAQAQDTAEPLAYMPEETYSLEPSQEPRCPPPPYPKNLLMSGAAGEPGAMEGSGVVCGAQDLCNPAVRSTHGGSGGSGKAEESQQVKEKTKMGKGEKTVKDKKQIQTSPVPVRKNGRDEEKRESRIKTYSPFAFKFYMEQHIENVMKTHQQKLNRRLQLEQEMSKAGLSEAEQEQMRKMLNQKESNYNRLRRAKMDKSMFVKIKTLGIGAFGEVCLTRKVDTGALYAMKTLRKKDVLNRNQVAHVKAERDILAEADNEWVVRLYYSFQDRDSLYFVMDYIPGGDMMSLLIRMGVFPEPLARFYVAELTLAIESVHKMGFIHRDIKPDNILIDLDGHIKLTDFGLCTGFRWTHNSKYYQKGSHVRQDSMEPSDFWDDVSNCRCGDRLMTLEQRANRQHQRCLAHSLVGTPNYIAPEVLLRKGYTQLCDWWSVGVILFEMLVGQPPFLAPTPTETQIKVINWESTLQVPAQVKLSPEAVDIIGRLCCSAEDRVGANGAGEIKAHPFFAQMDFSSNLRQQPAPYRPKIAHPMDTSNFDPVEEEGVPGAWSDSGDSTRALDMLCSPHGKHPEHAFYEFTFRRFFDDNGCPFRYPKPLEASSGSSSVTGATCMGTEEEDEQEQEEEEEEDDEEEEEGEQGEGCEPVYV